Proteins from a single region of Larus michahellis chromosome 13, bLarMic1.1, whole genome shotgun sequence:
- the RPLP0 gene encoding large ribosomal subunit protein uL10 → MPREDRATWKSNYFMKIIQLLDDYPKCFIVGADNVGSKQMQQIRMSLRGKAVVLMGKNTMMRKAIRGHLENNPALEKLLPHIRGNVGFVFTKEDLTEIRDMLLANKVPAAARAGAIAPCDVTVPAQNTGLGPEKTSFFQALGITTKISRGTIEILSDVQLIKTGDKVGASEATLLNMLNISPFSFGLVIQQVFDNGSIYNPEVLDITEETLHKRFLEGVRNVASVCLQIGYPTIASVPHSIINGYKRVLAVAVETDYTFPLAEKVKAFLADPSAFVAAIPVVAETAAPAAAAAAPAKEAAKEESEESDEDMGFGLFD, encoded by the exons ATGCCCAGGGAAGACAGGGCTACGTGGAAGTCCAACTACTTTATGAAAATCATC CAACTCCTGGATGATTACCCAAAATGTTTCATTGTGGGAGCAGACAATGTGGGATCCAAGCAGATGCAGCAAATCCGTATGTCCCTGCGTGGGAAGGCTGTTGTGCTGATGGGGAAGAACACGATGATGCGCAAAGCTATTCGTGGTCATCTGGAGAATAATCCTGCTTTAGAAAA GCTGCTGCCTCACATCCGTGGGAACGTGGGCTTTGTCTTCACCAAGGAGGATCTGACTGAGATCCGGGACATGCTGCTGGCTAACAAG gtgccagcagctgcccGTGCTGGTGCCATTGCTCCTTGTGATGTGACTGTGCCGGCACAGAACACTGGTCTTGGACCTGAGAAGACCTCCTTTTTCCAGGCCTTGGGCATCACCACGAAGATTTCCAGAGGAACCATTGAAATTCTG AGCGATGTGCAGCTCATCAAGACTGGAGACAAAGTGGGTGCCAGCGAAGCCACCCTGCTGAACATGCTGAAcatctcccccttctccttcGGGTTGGTGATCCAGCAGGTCTTTGACAATGGCAGCATTTACAATCCCGAAGTGCTGGACATCACCGAGGAGACCTTGCACAAGCGCTTCCTGGAG GGTGTCCGTAATGTTGCCAGCGTCTGTCTGCAGATCGGGTACCCCACCATTGCTTCTGTGCCCCACTCCATCATCAACGGGTACAAGCGGGTCCTGGCTGTGGCAGTGGAGACCGACTACACCTTCCCGCTGGCTGAAAAG GTGAAAGCCTTCCTGGCAGACCCGTCTGCCTTTGTGGCCGCCATCCCTGTGGTAGCCGAAACGGCtgcgcccgccgctgccgctgctgctccgGCGAAGGAGGCGGCGAAGGAGGAATCAGAGGAGTCTGACGAGGACATGGGCTTTGGCCTCTTCGACTAA